One stretch of Pradoshia sp. D12 DNA includes these proteins:
- a CDS encoding carbon-nitrogen family hydrolase, giving the protein MKIACVQMDIEYGKPIENFKHVTESITEAAENGADCIVLPEMWNTGYALQQLGELADLDGKETIKLLSSLALKYNVNIVGGSVSVKTSKGYFNRMYVFNRFGEVISEYDKVHLFNVMDEHQYLIAGQKENLFKIDENVSGGLICYDIRFPEWVRKHALAGAKLIFVVAEWPEARVDHWVTLLKARAIENQLFIIAVNRVGKDPNNTFGGFSMVINPWGDTIAIGSTAESILYADLNIQEVDQVRTRISVFEDRREDLYNRKK; this is encoded by the coding sequence CTGAAAATCGCCTGTGTACAAATGGATATCGAGTATGGAAAGCCAATTGAAAATTTTAAGCATGTAACAGAGTCTATAACTGAGGCGGCCGAGAATGGTGCGGATTGTATTGTGCTGCCTGAAATGTGGAATACAGGCTATGCACTGCAACAGCTGGGGGAACTTGCTGACCTTGATGGGAAGGAAACGATTAAGCTGCTTTCTTCTTTGGCATTAAAGTACAATGTCAATATTGTTGGCGGCTCTGTATCTGTGAAAACCTCAAAAGGGTATTTTAATAGAATGTATGTATTCAATCGCTTTGGAGAGGTCATATCTGAGTATGATAAAGTTCATCTCTTTAACGTAATGGATGAACATCAATATCTTATAGCGGGACAAAAAGAGAATTTATTTAAGATAGATGAAAATGTGAGCGGGGGCCTGATTTGCTATGATATCCGCTTTCCCGAATGGGTAAGAAAACATGCTTTGGCGGGAGCAAAGCTTATATTCGTAGTGGCAGAATGGCCGGAAGCAAGAGTGGATCATTGGGTAACGCTCTTGAAGGCGCGAGCCATAGAAAACCAGCTATTTATTATAGCTGTCAATCGAGTCGGAAAAGATCCTAATAACACATTCGGCGGGTTTTCCATGGTTATCAATCCATGGGGCGATACAATTGCAATTGGTTCTACAGCAGAATCTATCCTTTATGCTGACTTAAACATACAGGAAGTCGATCAGGTACGAACTCGCATCTCCGTTTTTGAGGACCGAAGAGAGGATTTATATAATAGAAAAAAGTAA
- the galE gene encoding UDP-glucose 4-epimerase GalE: MAILITGGAGYIGSHAAVEFLKAGYDIVVLDNFSNSHVEAIERVKELAGRKFPFYNIDLVDKEAIDQLFAKYDFDSVVHFAGLKAVGESISMPLRYYENNVTGTIRLCEVMAKHQVKKLVFSSSATVYGMPDRVPIDESFPLSATNPYGRSKLMIEEILCDLHVSDPAWSIALLRYFNPIGAHESGRIGENPSGIPNNLMPYITQVAIGKRDKLSVFGSDYETHDGTGVRDYIHVVDLVKGHLKALEYLQGRSGVEAFNLGTGNGYSVLDLVDAFASVSGRKIPYELVERRPGDVAVSYADSVKAAKVLVWKAEKSLKDMCADSWKWQRQNPNGYEQTIINS, from the coding sequence ATGGCGATACTCATTACAGGTGGTGCTGGTTATATAGGCAGCCATGCGGCGGTTGAATTCTTAAAAGCGGGTTATGATATTGTGGTGCTGGATAATTTCTCTAATAGTCATGTGGAAGCAATTGAAAGAGTGAAAGAGTTAGCTGGTAGGAAATTTCCTTTCTATAATATAGATTTAGTAGATAAGGAAGCTATTGACCAATTGTTTGCAAAATATGATTTTGATTCAGTTGTCCATTTTGCCGGTTTAAAAGCAGTTGGTGAGTCCATTTCAATGCCTCTGAGATATTATGAAAATAATGTGACGGGTACCATCAGACTATGTGAAGTTATGGCGAAGCATCAGGTGAAGAAGCTGGTATTCAGTTCCTCTGCCACTGTATATGGTATGCCGGATCGGGTACCGATTGATGAGTCCTTTCCATTATCAGCAACCAATCCATATGGACGTTCAAAATTAATGATAGAGGAAATTCTGTGTGACTTGCATGTTTCCGATCCAGCATGGAGTATCGCTTTGCTGAGGTACTTCAACCCTATAGGAGCTCATGAATCAGGAAGAATCGGTGAGAATCCAAGTGGTATTCCCAATAATTTAATGCCATATATCACACAGGTTGCCATTGGAAAAAGAGATAAATTATCCGTTTTTGGCAGCGATTATGAAACTCATGATGGTACGGGTGTCCGCGACTATATCCATGTAGTCGATTTAGTGAAGGGCCATTTGAAGGCATTGGAATATCTGCAGGGTAGATCCGGAGTAGAAGCATTTAACCTTGGAACAGGAAACGGATACAGTGTCCTGGACCTGGTGGATGCGTTCGCGAGTGTTAGCGGAAGGAAAATCCCTTACGAATTAGTGGAACGGAGGCCCGGTGATGTGGCTGTTAGTTACGCTGATTCCGTAAAGGCCGCAAAGGTACTGGTCTGGAAAGCAGAAAAGAGTCTGAAGGATATGTGCGCTGATTCCTGGAAATGGCAAAGGCAAAATCCGAATGGTTATGAACAGACAATTATAAATTCTTAG
- a CDS encoding FecCD family ABC transporter permease, with protein MQKNEDRNIPSRRERIGIVLPLSFLLLLVIFITSLIIGTKMIDLSTVWEALLHRNPDNVTHQIIWEIRLPRALMAGLVGAYLAISGAVMQALTRNPLAEPSLLGVSNGAAFALVLSLTVFSGLSIMGSISASMIGAGLAVLLVFSLSALSRGGVTPVKLALAGMATGMFLSSLTTSMALYFDVTKNISFWYAGELANSHWVEVKIITAVGLIGLPILLSIAHSLTLLSLGTDVTKGLGVNIKLVRALGIIVILLLTGSSVAVSGTIGFIGLVIPHITRMLIGTDYRKLLPLAAVLGSALLLLADVASRVINPPYETPVGVMTALIGVPFFLYLVRSEGRQLF; from the coding sequence GTGCAGAAGAACGAGGATAGAAATATTCCATCTCGCAGGGAACGGATTGGCATTGTTCTCCCGCTGTCTTTTTTACTACTACTAGTTATTTTTATTACTTCATTAATAATTGGAACAAAAATGATAGACCTTTCAACAGTATGGGAGGCTTTGCTCCATAGAAATCCTGATAATGTGACACATCAGATTATTTGGGAAATCAGATTGCCGCGGGCACTGATGGCAGGCCTTGTTGGGGCATACTTAGCCATTTCTGGTGCTGTTATGCAGGCATTGACTAGAAATCCACTTGCTGAACCATCTCTTTTGGGAGTATCCAATGGGGCTGCATTTGCTTTAGTTTTATCATTAACGGTTTTCTCTGGATTATCCATAATGGGTTCTATTAGTGCATCCATGATTGGAGCAGGATTGGCTGTCCTATTGGTATTTTCTTTATCTGCCTTATCCAGAGGAGGGGTAACACCAGTTAAATTGGCTTTGGCGGGTATGGCAACTGGGATGTTTTTAAGTTCTTTGACAACCAGCATGGCTTTATATTTTGATGTCACGAAAAATATTAGCTTCTGGTATGCAGGTGAATTGGCGAATAGTCATTGGGTTGAGGTAAAAATAATTACAGCGGTTGGCTTAATAGGATTGCCTATTTTACTTAGTATTGCACATTCGCTTACGTTATTATCGCTTGGTACGGATGTAACGAAGGGGCTTGGGGTTAACATCAAGCTAGTCCGAGCTTTAGGAATTATCGTTATTTTATTACTGACTGGCAGCTCGGTTGCGGTCTCTGGGACGATTGGTTTTATCGGTCTTGTCATTCCTCATATAACCAGGATGTTGATTGGAACGGACTATAGAAAGTTACTGCCTCTCGCAGCTGTTCTCGGAAGTGCCTTGTTATTGTTGGCCGATGTTGCCTCAAGAGTGATTAATCCCCCATATGAAACTCCGGTTGGTGTTATGACAGCACTTATTGGAGTTCCTTTCTTCCTGTACCTTGTTCGCAGTGAAGGGAGGCAATTGTTTTGA
- a CDS encoding FecCD family ABC transporter permease, whose amino-acid sequence MKKIANLPRVWIALFILIITVSLISLNIGKVSISPAEVWQTIVGNGTAKQELVLFEIRLPAILLAILVGAGMAISGAVLQTVAQNELAEPGILGINAGAGLAVLIYITVFQSTLGSQSQIGTFIMPFFAFAGAMLTAVLILALSWKKGLHTIRLLLVGIGINAGFSAVLTAMQLRLNPHDFMKAIVWLSGDLWATQWKYVWALLPWFLILIPFILYKSHTLNVLNLGSLVSSGLGIRTEKERLVLIGAAVALAGLGVTVGGGIAFLGLIAPHIARKLVGPKHGAFLPASAMIGALILLLADMLGKNMFRVDIPSGVIVSIISAPYFIYLLMKSK is encoded by the coding sequence TTGAAGAAGATTGCTAATTTGCCAAGAGTATGGATTGCTTTGTTCATACTAATTATTACGGTCAGTTTAATCAGTCTGAATATAGGAAAGGTCAGTATTTCACCAGCAGAGGTGTGGCAGACGATTGTGGGAAATGGAACAGCTAAGCAGGAGCTTGTTTTATTTGAGATCCGGTTGCCGGCTATCTTACTGGCTATTTTGGTAGGAGCAGGAATGGCTATATCGGGAGCAGTATTGCAAACAGTTGCTCAGAATGAATTAGCGGAGCCTGGGATATTAGGGATTAATGCAGGTGCTGGTCTTGCTGTATTAATTTATATTACTGTATTTCAATCTACGCTTGGCAGTCAGAGCCAGATAGGTACATTTATTATGCCTTTCTTTGCATTTGCCGGAGCCATGCTTACAGCCGTATTGATATTGGCATTATCATGGAAGAAAGGGCTGCACACGATTCGCCTTCTTTTAGTTGGAATCGGTATTAATGCTGGATTTTCAGCTGTCTTAACTGCCATGCAGCTCAGATTGAATCCGCATGATTTCATGAAAGCGATAGTTTGGTTATCCGGAGATCTTTGGGCTACACAGTGGAAATATGTGTGGGCCTTGCTGCCGTGGTTTTTAATCTTAATTCCATTTATTTTATATAAATCACACACACTAAATGTATTAAATCTTGGGAGTCTTGTATCGTCAGGACTGGGAATTCGTACAGAAAAAGAGCGCTTAGTTTTAATTGGTGCCGCAGTTGCATTGGCTGGGTTAGGTGTGACAGTTGGCGGGGGGATTGCTTTTCTTGGACTAATAGCACCCCATATTGCAAGGAAGCTTGTTGGTCCTAAACATGGGGCATTTTTACCAGCTTCAGCTATGATTGGAGCCCTTATTTTGCTGTTGGCAGATATGCTGGGTAAAAATATGTTCCGTGTCGATATTCCTTCAGGGGTAATCGTCTCTATTATCAGTGCTCCATATTTTATTTATCTCTTAATGAAATCAAAGTAG
- a CDS encoding ABC transporter ATP-binding protein, whose protein sequence is MELSARNLKIGYDGNVIVPSLNLDIKKGAITAIIGPNGCGKSTILKTMARLHPAMYGSVILDGKDIKNTPTKEIARKMAILPQSPEAPAGLSVTDLVSYGRTPYQGGFSRLNEHDREMVDWSIRVTGLSDFKDHAVDSLSGGQRQRAWIAMAIAQETGLLLLDEPTTYLDMAHQLEVLELLKKLNQEDGRTIVMVIHDLNHASRFADELVAIKKGQLILQGSSNEVMSAEVLKEVFQIDASIVEDPRTGKPAIISYDLVK, encoded by the coding sequence TTGGAATTGTCAGCTCGGAATTTAAAAATAGGCTACGACGGAAATGTAATTGTTCCTTCACTGAATTTAGATATAAAAAAAGGAGCGATTACAGCCATTATTGGTCCAAATGGCTGTGGAAAATCGACTATTTTGAAGACAATGGCAAGATTACATCCAGCTATGTATGGATCAGTTATTTTAGATGGAAAAGATATTAAGAATACACCTACAAAGGAGATTGCCAGAAAAATGGCTATCCTGCCCCAGTCACCGGAAGCTCCTGCCGGTCTTTCTGTAACCGACTTGGTCTCTTATGGAAGAACCCCATATCAGGGTGGTTTCTCACGCTTAAATGAACATGACAGAGAAATGGTCGATTGGTCGATTCGTGTTACCGGATTAAGTGATTTTAAAGATCATGCAGTGGACTCCTTATCCGGCGGGCAACGTCAGCGTGCGTGGATTGCAATGGCAATTGCCCAGGAGACGGGGTTATTGTTACTGGATGAGCCAACCACGTATTTGGATATGGCACATCAGTTGGAGGTTCTTGAGCTTTTAAAAAAACTGAATCAAGAGGATGGCCGAACCATTGTGATGGTAATCCATGATTTGAATCATGCTAGCCGGTTTGCAGATGAATTGGTTGCCATTAAAAAGGGGCAGTTGATTTTACAGGGGAGTTCTAATGAAGTTATGAGTGCGGAAGTATTAAAAGAAGTGTTCCAGATTGATGCTTCTATTGTAGAGGATCCCAGAACCGGTAAACCGGCAATCATATCGTATGATTTAGTGAAATGA
- a CDS encoding ABC transporter substrate-binding protein, with protein MVINNKYTRLLVFMLCAVLLLAACGSNDDNDTSNKEQSDKKVTDAIGEMSFPKDPKRILAPNLEDYLVTLGIKPAAQWSIGTTVHNYLQDELKDVPLISWDMPIEDVIEAEPDLIMFESEAAIQEGQYEEYKKVAPTYVFKEEDAADWRTLLTKMGELFGKEDQAKKAIQDYEDKAAEAKTAVKEKIGDESAALIWVTGGQYFVFEGDRYASNVLYNDLGIKMPTYISKLGEAQATWQGTSLEALADLDADHLFIAAASGEPGMETLENSSIYRSIPAVQKGNVYTFEDSSNWTTNAKTANAKTIDLVLDSLTK; from the coding sequence ATGGTAATAAATAATAAATACACACGTCTTCTGGTATTCATGCTGTGTGCAGTATTATTGCTTGCAGCCTGTGGCTCAAATGATGACAATGATACTTCTAACAAGGAGCAGTCTGACAAGAAGGTTACAGATGCAATCGGTGAAATGAGCTTCCCTAAAGACCCTAAAAGAATACTGGCACCAAATTTAGAGGATTATTTAGTCACTTTGGGCATTAAACCTGCTGCTCAATGGTCAATCGGTACAACTGTTCATAATTATTTACAGGATGAACTTAAGGATGTTCCTTTGATTTCATGGGATATGCCGATAGAAGATGTGATCGAAGCGGAACCAGACTTAATTATGTTCGAATCTGAAGCTGCTATTCAGGAAGGCCAGTATGAGGAATACAAAAAAGTAGCTCCAACCTATGTATTTAAGGAAGAAGATGCTGCTGACTGGAGAACTTTACTGACAAAAATGGGCGAGTTGTTCGGTAAAGAAGATCAGGCAAAAAAAGCAATTCAAGACTATGAGGATAAAGCTGCGGAAGCTAAAACAGCAGTTAAAGAGAAAATCGGAGATGAGTCTGCCGCTCTGATTTGGGTAACAGGCGGTCAGTACTTTGTTTTCGAGGGTGATCGTTACGCTTCAAATGTACTCTATAATGATTTAGGAATTAAGATGCCAACTTATATTAGTAAACTTGGTGAAGCACAGGCAACATGGCAGGGCACTTCACTTGAGGCATTAGCGGATTTGGATGCAGACCACCTCTTTATTGCTGCAGCGAGCGGCGAACCAGGAATGGAAACATTGGAAAACAGCTCTATTTATAGATCCATTCCGGCTGTCCAAAAAGGAAATGTTTATACATTTGAAGATTCCAGCAACTGGACAACCAATGCTAAAACGGCCAATGCTAAAACAATCGATTTGGTACTAGATTCCTTAACTAAATAA
- a CDS encoding M20 family metallopeptidase: MIKNEGRIFHKDIINEYIDQQKNKYINISHQIHENPEIGNEEFFASETLTKVLIDAGFEVTNDIAGHKTGFLARKSSSKPGPTIAFLAEYDALPGLGHACGHNIIGITSVAAGISLGLVLEEIGGTVLVYGTPAEEGGQNGSAKGSYVKHQLFDGVDAAIIIHPSGQTRTTQPFLAVNPLDFHFYGKPAHAAAAPEEGINALDAVIQLFNGIGALRQQLPTDIRVHGIIPNGGDAPNIIPDYASARFYIRASTWKSCEEISERIIQIAKGAALATGADVKIERFQNEVHDFVLNTALDEVLREELAALGEEVVQGTRNASGSTDAGNVSHVVPTAHPYIKIGPNDLIAHTKEFRECAISELGDQAVITGAKALANTGYRLLTNQSLLQRIKDEFLKAKTSDI; this comes from the coding sequence ATGATTAAAAACGAAGGTCGCATTTTTCATAAAGATATTATCAATGAATATATAGATCAGCAGAAAAACAAATATATAAATATAAGCCACCAAATTCATGAAAATCCAGAAATAGGGAATGAAGAATTCTTTGCATCTGAAACACTGACCAAGGTATTAATCGATGCTGGCTTTGAGGTAACAAATGATATTGCTGGCCATAAAACTGGATTTTTAGCGAGGAAATCATCCTCAAAGCCGGGGCCTACGATAGCTTTTCTTGCCGAGTATGATGCGCTTCCTGGCCTTGGCCATGCATGCGGCCATAATATCATTGGCATCACCAGCGTAGCGGCTGGAATTTCGCTTGGTTTAGTACTCGAGGAAATAGGGGGAACGGTACTTGTTTACGGTACCCCGGCAGAAGAAGGGGGTCAAAATGGAAGTGCGAAGGGCAGTTATGTAAAGCATCAATTGTTTGACGGTGTGGATGCAGCTATTATCATTCATCCTTCTGGTCAAACGAGAACAACTCAGCCTTTCTTGGCTGTTAATCCCCTTGACTTTCATTTTTATGGGAAACCGGCGCATGCTGCGGCAGCACCAGAGGAAGGGATTAATGCACTTGATGCGGTCATCCAGTTATTTAATGGGATTGGCGCATTGAGACAGCAGCTGCCGACAGATATAAGGGTTCATGGCATTATTCCAAATGGAGGAGATGCACCTAATATCATTCCTGATTATGCCTCTGCAAGATTCTATATTAGAGCTTCAACTTGGAAAAGTTGTGAGGAAATATCGGAAAGGATTATTCAGATTGCCAAAGGTGCGGCGTTGGCAACCGGAGCCGATGTAAAAATAGAAAGATTTCAAAATGAAGTTCATGATTTCGTTCTGAACACGGCTCTTGATGAGGTACTTCGAGAAGAACTGGCAGCTCTAGGTGAGGAGGTTGTACAGGGTACGCGGAATGCATCCGGTTCAACAGATGCAGGAAATGTAAGCCATGTTGTTCCGACAGCGCATCCTTATATCAAAATTGGTCCGAATGATCTAATCGCCCACACAAAAGAATTTAGAGAGTGTGCTATATCAGAACTTGGAGACCAAGCCGTCATTACTGGTGCAAAAGCCTTGGCCAATACAGGTTATCGCCTTCTGACAAATCAGTCGTTACTGCAGAGGATTAAGGATGAATTCCTTAAAGCTAAAACAAGTGATATTTAA
- a CDS encoding MetQ/NlpA family ABC transporter substrate-binding protein, with amino-acid sequence MKKLFLTILIIACTVVTAACGSDSKGSAKEGSSTIKVGVSSGDTRIWDYIAELAKEKGLNIELVKFSDYILPNTALNDGEVDANAFQTISYFEEQVEERKLDLEPLSSTVIAPMGIYSNKHKDLKELPDGAKIAVPNEGTNLGRALLLLQEAGFITLTDNFDGIGSLEKIKSNQKNIKLELVAAGNTPRFLEDVDASIINNNFAVEAGLTLKDALFHESATAKPYINIIAIKKGDKDRAELKKLADIYHSEEVEDFILKTFKGNTIPAFVSIEELVNYQDAWTSPAVDQ; translated from the coding sequence TCTTACTATTTTAATAATTGCATGTACTGTCGTAACAGCAGCATGTGGAAGCGATTCGAAAGGCAGTGCAAAAGAGGGCAGCTCTACCATTAAGGTTGGAGTAAGCAGCGGAGACACAAGAATATGGGATTATATTGCTGAACTCGCTAAGGAGAAGGGGCTCAATATAGAGCTTGTAAAGTTCAGTGATTATATTTTGCCGAATACAGCTCTAAATGATGGCGAAGTGGATGCTAACGCATTCCAGACCATTTCTTACTTTGAAGAACAAGTGGAAGAAAGAAAATTAGATCTTGAGCCACTAAGCTCTACTGTTATTGCACCAATGGGAATCTACTCAAATAAGCATAAGGATTTAAAGGAATTGCCTGATGGGGCTAAAATTGCTGTCCCTAATGAAGGTACAAATCTTGGCCGGGCGCTACTTCTTTTGCAGGAGGCGGGCTTCATTACACTAACAGATAATTTTGATGGAATAGGCTCTTTGGAAAAAATTAAATCAAATCAAAAAAATATTAAACTCGAACTGGTAGCTGCCGGGAATACACCGCGTTTTCTTGAAGATGTAGATGCATCTATTATAAACAATAACTTTGCGGTTGAGGCAGGATTGACATTAAAGGATGCCTTGTTCCATGAAAGTGCAACGGCCAAACCATACATTAATATTATCGCTATAAAAAAAGGGGATAAAGACCGCGCTGAGCTAAAAAAACTGGCAGACATCTATCATTCCGAGGAAGTGGAGGATTTTATCCTTAAAACATTTAAAGGAAATACCATTCCGGCTTTTGTTTCAATAGAAGAATTGGTTAATTATCAGGATGCCTGGACCAGCCCGGCAGTCGATCAATGA
- a CDS encoding alpha-amylase encodes MGHNHTMMQFFEWHILPDGTHWKRLKELAPVLKNCGIDSVWIPPPTKGQTPEDTGYGIYDLYDLGEFDQNGSVRTKYGTKDELIEAVEACKENDICVYADIVMNHKAGADETERFKVVEVDQNDRTKEISDPFDIDGWTKFTFPGRGNTYSDFKWNMEHFNGTDYDEGTIRTGVFKFLGENKGWNEHVDKEFGNYDYLMFANIDYRHPDVRNEMKNWGRWLAETIKCEGYRLDAIKHIDYTFIKEFAIEMREAHGDDFYMVGEYWNPDLQACQEYLEKVDHTLDLFDVPLHYKLHQASQMGRDFDLTTIFHNTLVESNPLNAVTFVDNHDSQPEESLESWIEDWFKPSAYALILLRHDGYPCVFYGDYYGVGGENPVGRKNKLIDPLLYARVHKAYGEQVDYFDHPNTIGWVRLGTEEKENSGCAVVISNGDEGEKRMCVGAERAREIWTDCTGNRPDKIEIDEEGWATFPVNGGSVSVWTKPDSED; translated from the coding sequence ATGGGGCATAACCATACAATGATGCAATTTTTTGAGTGGCATATTTTACCTGATGGTACTCATTGGAAACGGTTGAAGGAATTAGCGCCAGTATTAAAAAACTGCGGAATAGATTCTGTTTGGATCCCACCCCCAACGAAAGGACAAACACCTGAAGATACAGGTTATGGTATATATGACTTATATGATCTAGGGGAATTTGATCAAAATGGTTCTGTACGCACGAAATATGGTACGAAGGATGAGTTGATAGAAGCAGTTGAGGCATGCAAAGAAAATGATATTTGTGTGTATGCAGACATCGTTATGAACCATAAAGCAGGTGCGGATGAAACAGAAAGATTTAAAGTTGTAGAGGTTGATCAGAACGACCGTACAAAGGAGATTTCGGACCCATTCGATATAGATGGCTGGACGAAGTTCACGTTTCCCGGGCGCGGCAATACATATTCTGATTTCAAGTGGAATATGGAGCATTTCAATGGGACTGATTATGATGAAGGAACCATTCGCACAGGTGTATTTAAATTTCTCGGTGAAAATAAAGGCTGGAATGAACATGTTGATAAAGAGTTTGGAAACTATGACTATTTAATGTTTGCCAATATTGATTATCGCCATCCAGATGTACGAAATGAAATGAAAAATTGGGGCAGATGGCTCGCTGAAACCATTAAATGTGAGGGATATCGCTTAGATGCCATTAAGCATATTGATTATACCTTTATTAAAGAATTTGCCATTGAAATGAGAGAGGCTCACGGTGATGACTTTTATATGGTGGGAGAGTACTGGAATCCCGATTTACAGGCTTGCCAGGAGTATTTAGAAAAAGTTGATCATACACTTGATTTATTTGATGTGCCTCTCCACTATAAATTACATCAAGCTTCTCAAATGGGACGAGATTTTGACCTTACAACCATTTTTCATAATACTCTAGTAGAATCTAATCCATTAAATGCGGTAACCTTTGTAGACAACCATGACTCACAGCCGGAAGAATCTCTGGAATCATGGATCGAAGATTGGTTTAAACCGTCTGCTTATGCACTCATCTTACTTCGCCATGACGGTTACCCGTGTGTTTTTTACGGGGATTATTATGGCGTTGGCGGCGAAAACCCAGTTGGGCGTAAAAACAAACTGATTGATCCACTTCTTTATGCTCGGGTCCATAAAGCCTATGGAGAACAGGTCGATTACTTTGACCATCCAAATACTATTGGGTGGGTAAGATTAGGAACCGAAGAAAAGGAGAACTCTGGCTGCGCTGTTGTTATTTCAAACGGTGACGAAGGCGAAAAAAGAATGTGTGTAGGAGCTGAACGAGCCAGGGAAATATGGACTGATTGTACAGGCAACCGACCAGATAAGATTGAGATTGACGAGGAAGGCTGGGCAACATTCCCTGTAAATGGCGGCAGTGTTTCTGTGTGGACCAAGCCTGACTCAGAAGATTAA